A window of Halovivax gelatinilyticus genomic DNA:
TCTACCTGATCATCGGCGGGATCTTCGCGATCACGGTCGCGACGACCCGATGGGAGGCGATCGGTCTCCTCGATGCCACCGATTACTACATCCACCTCAGCATGCACGCCTGGAGCATGCTGCTCTTCTGGATCGTCTTCATGGAGGTCGGCATCCTCTACGTCGGCGGTCCGATGGTCCTCGGCAGGCGGCTGCCGTTGACGAAATTCGCGAAGCTCGGCTACCTCACGATGGTCGCCGGGACGATCACCGTCTACTACTCGATATGGACCACGAGCGCGCCCGACCAGGCGCCGCTTCTGACCGCCTACATTCCGCTTCCATCTGCGCCGTTGTTCTACGGGGGCGCGTTGCTCTTCGTTCTCGGGGTCGTCGTCGCCTCCCTGCCGTTCTTCGTCGCGCTCTGGAACGAAAAGCGAGAGAACAAAGGTGAGAGCCTTCCGCTCGTCACCTTCGGTGCGTTCATCACGAGCATCATCGCCGTCGAAGCGCTGCTCGGCGGCGTCGTCGCCTTCGCCGGCGGGTTACTCTGGCGCCTGGAAATCCTGCAGTTCGACCCCGCCGCCTACCGGATGTGGTTCTGGATCGTCGGTCACGGTACCCAGCAGATCAATCTCGTGGCGATGATCGTCGTCTGGTACTTCCTCACCCACGTCGTCGGTGGGGCGGAAGTCGTCAGCGAGAAGGTCTCGCGAACGGCGTTCGTCCTCTATCTCTTCTTCATCAACATGGGCGCGGCCCACCACCTGCTGGTCGACCCCGGCATCTCGACCGGCTGGCGGATCTGGAACACCTCCTACGCGTTCTACGGGGCGACGCTCGCGAGCCTCATTCACGCCTTCGCCATCCCGGCCGGCATCGAAGCCGGTCGGCGAAAACGCGGCAAGGGCGGCGGCCTCTTCGGCTGGCTCACCTCCGCGCCGTGGCGAAACCCGGCGTTTTCCGCGCCGATCCTGGCGATCATCCTGTTCGGATTCCTCGGCGGCATTACGGGCGTGTTGATGGGCCAGCTCCAGCTCAACATGGCGTGGCACAACACGTTCGCGACCGTCGGGCACTTCCACAGCACCGTCGTCCTCGGCACGACGATCACGTTCATGGGCCTGATCTACTTCTTGATCCGGACCATGTTCATGCGCCAGTTCATCTCGACGAAGCTGGCCTCGGCCCAGCCGTTCCTCTACGGCGGCGCCATGGGCATCACGGCGCTGATGATGATGTACGTCGGCATCCTCTACGGCGTTCCGCGCCGGACGCCGGAAGTCGTCGAGAACATCCCGCGGGCGGGCTACGAGTTCAGCCTCGACGCCGCCACTCCGCTGTTCGCGGTCTTTGGCATCTTCGCGGTCATCGCGATCATCGGCGGGGCGCTGTTCATCGCGCTCGCCGTCCTCTCCGTCCTGTTCGGAGAGCGCATCGAACCGGGCGGGGACTGGGACCTCGTCGCAGACGGCGGTACGAAGTCGGCGGGAACGAAGATCGCCCAGTCTCGCGAGAGTCTGGAGATGGCCGACGATCCGGACGATCCGGTCCACGCCTACGAGATGCGCGGGACGTTCGTGCTCTGTCTGATCTTCCTGACCGCGTTCGTCATCACGTACATCCTGAACTGGTATCTGATCACCCAGCTCTGGTCCATCGGGGCCTGAGCGGGCGATCGAATTCTCCTCGATTACGACCGCACCGGCGAGAGACCGACGCACGTTCGACGACCGTTCTACCGTCGAACCAGTTCGGGAAACGACCCACCGTAGTGGACCCCGTACGACCGAGTGAAACCGGAAGACGGCCGTCGGGTACGTGGGACGCCACGAACGACTCGAATGATCACGAGCACAGAACCCGAGATTCGAGCGTGAACGATCATCCATCCCGACGGGAACCAAACAAATCTATGGCAAATTCAACGACCGCGAACCGATCGGCGCCACGACGTATCGTCAGGCGGGCGTGGAACGACCTGCTCAGCATCTACTACGCGAACACGCCGATCTGGCGCTGGTTCAAGAGCGGCGGCCTCCTCGTGTTCGGCTTCTTCTGCTGGTCAGCAGCCTCCTTGCTCCTCTCGTACCGACCGGACTGGACGTTCCTTCACTACGTGATGGCGTACGGGTTCGCCCTGATCGTCTGGGGGCCGCTCACGCACTTCGTGATCGTTCCCCTGGCAATTCGCCTTCGACGGACGGCCGAACATCCGGCCGCCCGGTTCTTCGCTCGAAACGTCTCGAAGATCAACCTCTCCGTGTTCGTCGTCATCGTCATCGTCCTGGCGGTGGTGCAATTTTCGCCCATGATGCTCGACTTCGGCGGCGCGTTCGAGAGCGATTCCGGCTCGGAGGTTACGGCGGACCTCGAGTGCGAGCAAACGGACGACCTGATCACCTGTCAGTTGACGAGTACCGAGGGCGTCGATCGAATCGAGGTTACCTCGGGCGACCGCGAAGTGGCCATCGTCGATGATCCAGGAGGGCCCTTCGAGATCCGGGTCGATGCTCTCGAAGAAGTCGTCGGACAGAAACAGTACTCGGTGGCGCTGTACGACGAAGATGGCAACCGAGTCGGTGTCTTCCGACGAAGCGCACGATAATCCCCGGCAACCTGAAGGCGGTCAGTATTCGTCCTTCGTTCTGCGTCGCTGGTCTGCCTCGTTGGTGGAAGGACGTACGGCCTGCAAGCCGATCCGTTCTGAGCGTCAGTACTCCGGGAAGAGACGGGGTGCACACGATCCGTTGGTTCTGAAGCGACCACCGATAGCCACACGGACGCCCGCGAACACAACCGGTGGTCGGTGTGAAACGGTCGTCGCGGCCACGGGCAGTCTACCAGCGCTACTCGGGAGTTCGTCGGCCGACGGCGGTCTCGATCTCGAGTTCGTACAGTGCGAGGGCAATTTCCTCGATATCCTCGTCGAAGACGCGCAATTCCAGAAACGATTCGTTGACCGCCGTCTCGTCGAACGACGCTCGCTCGTCACCGTCGAGTCGCCGCAACGAGCCGGTCAGGAGCACGCTCCAGGAGTCGCCGGTCTCGTCGACGTCGTAGAGCGTCAGACAGGCGGTCTCCGTTCGGTCGAGGTAGCGCATCTTCGCGCTGTCGCCGTCGTCGGCCAGTCGGACGTACAGCGAGCCGTCCGCGTAGTGGTAGGCGACCGGGATCGCGTACGCGTCCCCATCGTCGGCGAGGGCGAGCACGGCAGTTTCCTCGCGCTCGAGGTAGCGTTGCAGCGCGTCGTCGTCCATGCCGACCGTGTATCTGAACTCGATTCGGTCCATCGGTGATCGGACGACACCTGGCGATATCAACTCCGGTGGTCGGGCGAGTCGTGACCCGATCTGACCCGACGGTTTCCGCACCTACGGGTCGCCTCGCCGTTCGAACCGGTTATACCGGTGGATGTCTAGCCGTCCGACGCGTCCGCACACGCCTCTTTCGGCGGCTGGAGCGCCCAGACGAGCAGGGCGCAGACCAGGACGACGCCGATAACGGCGGTCTGAACGAGCGAAAGCTCGATCCCTACCCAGACGGCCATCGTCCGAAGTTCGACGACGAAGGGAACCGTCAGGGCGACCAGGACCAGTAGCAGGGCAGGGTGAACGCGCATGTCAGGGACTCACCACCGACTGGAGGGCGGTCACGACCGGGTCGATCCACGGGAGAATCGCGTCTATTCCTTCGATTCCGGGTCCGAAGAGGCCGCCGCGCTCGATGATGCTCCACAGCGGCATGGCGTAGGCGAAGAGTACGAGGATCACCGCCACGACCGTCCACAGTTTGAGGTTGTCGAGGACCGCCGGAGCGTGCTCGGGGCCCGAGAGCGAGTCCGCGTACCCGTTGTCCGGAACGGAACCGCGTCCGCCAATCGACGTCATGGCGACAACCGTCAGGAACAACAGCAACGAGATCGTCAGCAGCGTCCCGCCCAGGACGACCTGCGCGTCGAGTTCTGCGACCGTTCCGACGGAGGCTTCGAACGCGAAGTCGTACTGCGGCTCGGCCGTGCGGCGCGGGATGCCCATCAGACCGCCGCGGTGCATCGCGTTCGACATGAACACCATCCCGACGAACCAGAGGACCGTCTGGACGAGGGCCACCGAACGGCCCCAGAGCGGTTTGCCGGTCACCTGCGGCAGGAACCAGTAGGTGACGGCCATGAACGTGAGCGCGACGGCCGTTCCAACGGTGAGGTGGAAGTGTCCGACCACCCAGAACGTATTGTGGACGAGATAGTTGATGTTCATCCCGGCGTTGACCATGCCGGAAAAGCCAGCCGCGGCGAACAGCAATCCGGCCAGCGCCATCCCGGTGAACACCGGGTCACGCCAGGGTAGCGCACCCAGCCAGCGGAGTTTGCCCTCCCCGCCGCGCTGGCGGGCGCCGTGTTCCATGCTGGCGACGACGGTGAACGCGGTGAGCAAGCTCGGCAGCAGCAGGAACATCGTGTTCGTCATCGCGATGAACTTAAAGCCCTCCGCGATCCCCGGATCGAGATACTGGTGGTGGATGCCAGTCGGCACGGAGAGGATCAGAAAGAGAACGAACACGACGCGGGCGAGCGGATCGCTGAACAGTTTTCCGCCCGAGATCTTCGGCAGCATGACGTACCACATCATGTACGCCGGCATCAACCAGAAGTAGACGACGGGGTGGCCGAAGAACCAGAACAGCGTCCGGGTCAAGAGCGGATTGACGCTCTCGGTGATCCCGAGCGACCACGGTAACAGGAATGCCAGAATGGCGACGGCGACCCCCAGGCTGGCGATGAGCCACATGATGGTGGTCGTGATGACCATGAACGCCGGTAACGGAATCCGATCGTCGGGATGCTCACGCCGCCACGCGCGATAGGATCGCAGCCAGTCGGCGCCAGCCATCCAGGTACCCACGACGAAGACCGTAAGGCCCAGGTAGAACAGCGGATGCGCTTGCATCGGCGCGTAGAACGTAAAGAGCACGCTCGCGCTCATGTCCGTCGCGTCGGTGAAGCCGGCGAAGATCGGGATCGCCGCCATCGCCGCCCCGGCGAGCATCGTCAGGTACCAGGCCCAGGTAAACCGTATGTCCTCGACCTCGCGCTCGAGGCTCGTCGTCATCGCCCACGTGAACACGCCGACGAGGAAGAAGATGGTGAACGTAATCGCCAGCAACACCCCGTGGGCGGTCAGCACGGTGTAGTAGTCGGCCGAATCGACGAATCGGAGCACGTCGGCGCGGTGGAGCACCTGAACGAAGCCAAAGAGGCCCCCGATGGCGAGTGAGACGAACGCGCTCCAGAACGCCGCCCGAATCACCGCGGCCTCGCGCGGAAACTGGTGTACGTAGGCACCCTCACTCAGCTCGCCGGACTGAGTACCAGCCAGGACGCCGGGCTGGCCGTCTCCCACGACGTCGGACGAATCCTCGACGCCCGCGCTCATTCGGAATCACCGTCCAGTTCGAACTCGTCTTCGGGAACGACGGTCAGTGTCCCCTCCATGTTGTGGTGATCGATCCCGCAGTACTCGTTACAGAGAATGCCGTACTCGCCGGGTTCGTCGAATTCGACGGTGAGTTCCGAAATCTCACCGGGAATGACCATCGTGTTCACGTTGGTGCCGGCGACGCTGAAGCTGTGGATCACGTCCCGGCTCGTGACGTAGAACGTCACCTCGCTGTTGGCCGGCACCTCGATCTCGTTTGGCTGGTAGATGAACGTCATCGCGACGACGTGGGCCTCGTACTCGTTCTCTCCGACCTGCTCGACGCCGGGATCACCGAAGCCGGGGTGGTCGTTGATTTCGTCGGGCGCGATCGTCTCTTCTGAATCGCTGATCATGGCGATGCCGAGCCCGACACTGCCGTAGGTGATCGTCACGATGAAGACGACGATCAGGACCATCGCCGCGACCAACCATAGTTTCTCGTAGTTGTGTATGTTCATGCGAGGATCACCGGCCCGACCGAACCGATCACCGTCGGATCGTTGCCGAGGAACTCCACGAAGTAAACGAAAAACCACATGAAAAGCAGTATCAGAAAGTAGATCGCAATCAGGGTGAGCGTCCCGATCGGATCGAACTCGTCGTGGCTGATCTCCCGAGATATCGCGGGCTCGTAAGTCGGTTCCTCTCCTGAGCGTTGCTCGGCTTCCATGTCCAAAATTCAGCAGGTGTCCCCGATGTAGGGGGCTGGTCGTTCCCACACTCCGAGAATCACGAACACCGCTTTTGATCGGATCGTACCCACATCTGGCTATGAACTTCGACGGGATCGAACCGCGAGTCGCCGTACTGGTCGGCATCCTCGCGATAGTTCCGACGGTTTGGTACGCGATGGGGCGCCCGAGTAACGGCGGATTCGTCGCCGCGGTGAACGTGCTGATCGTGCTCGCGGCCCTGTGGATCGCCATGCAGCCGATCGAACCCGAGAGCGCGAACGGTCAGTCGGCGTCGTGATCGACCATCGGGCCCGGTGGTGCGATGGGCCGGGAACCGTGTGAACGATGGTCGGTCCGAGTCGCTCTTCGGGCCGGATGAGATGTCGTCGGCGAAATCCCTGAAGCGTTCTTCACCGTCGGCCTCGTACGGTGGACACGCGGTATCGATCCGGCCG
This region includes:
- a CDS encoding cytochrome c oxidase subunit I, with the protein product MAHRFDVLGLFDNEYDEDGFRMCGITGLNVHRSVENHVKLFGLTALVYLIIGGIFAITVATTRWEAIGLLDATDYYIHLSMHAWSMLLFWIVFMEVGILYVGGPMVLGRRLPLTKFAKLGYLTMVAGTITVYYSIWTTSAPDQAPLLTAYIPLPSAPLFYGGALLFVLGVVVASLPFFVALWNEKRENKGESLPLVTFGAFITSIIAVEALLGGVVAFAGGLLWRLEILQFDPAAYRMWFWIVGHGTQQINLVAMIVVWYFLTHVVGGAEVVSEKVSRTAFVLYLFFINMGAAHHLLVDPGISTGWRIWNTSYAFYGATLASLIHAFAIPAGIEAGRRKRGKGGGLFGWLTSAPWRNPAFSAPILAIILFGFLGGITGVLMGQLQLNMAWHNTFATVGHFHSTVVLGTTITFMGLIYFLIRTMFMRQFISTKLASAQPFLYGGAMGITALMMMYVGILYGVPRRTPEVVENIPRAGYEFSLDAATPLFAVFGIFAVIAIIGGALFIALAVLSVLFGERIEPGGDWDLVADGGTKSAGTKIAQSRESLEMADDPDDPVHAYEMRGTFVLCLIFLTAFVITYILNWYLITQLWSIGA
- a CDS encoding pyridoxamine 5'-phosphate oxidase family protein, giving the protein MDRIEFRYTVGMDDDALQRYLEREETAVLALADDGDAYAIPVAYHYADGSLYVRLADDGDSAKMRYLDRTETACLTLYDVDETGDSWSVLLTGSLRRLDGDERASFDETAVNESFLELRVFDEDIEEIALALYELEIETAVGRRTPE
- a CDS encoding b(o/a)3-type cytochrome-c oxidase subunit 1; amino-acid sequence: MSAGVEDSSDVVGDGQPGVLAGTQSGELSEGAYVHQFPREAAVIRAAFWSAFVSLAIGGLFGFVQVLHRADVLRFVDSADYYTVLTAHGVLLAITFTIFFLVGVFTWAMTTSLEREVEDIRFTWAWYLTMLAGAAMAAIPIFAGFTDATDMSASVLFTFYAPMQAHPLFYLGLTVFVVGTWMAGADWLRSYRAWRREHPDDRIPLPAFMVITTTIMWLIASLGVAVAILAFLLPWSLGITESVNPLLTRTLFWFFGHPVVYFWLMPAYMMWYVMLPKISGGKLFSDPLARVVFVLFLILSVPTGIHHQYLDPGIAEGFKFIAMTNTMFLLLPSLLTAFTVVASMEHGARQRGGEGKLRWLGALPWRDPVFTGMALAGLLFAAAGFSGMVNAGMNINYLVHNTFWVVGHFHLTVGTAVALTFMAVTYWFLPQVTGKPLWGRSVALVQTVLWFVGMVFMSNAMHRGGLMGIPRRTAEPQYDFAFEASVGTVAELDAQVVLGGTLLTISLLLFLTVVAMTSIGGRGSVPDNGYADSLSGPEHAPAVLDNLKLWTVVAVILVLFAYAMPLWSIIERGGLFGPGIEGIDAILPWIDPVVTALQSVVSP
- a CDS encoding cytochrome-ba3 oxidase subunit, which produces MNFDGIEPRVAVLVGILAIVPTVWYAMGRPSNGGFVAAVNVLIVLAALWIAMQPIEPESANGQSAS